In Cryptomeria japonica chromosome 1, Sugi_1.0, whole genome shotgun sequence, the sequence tttggcctaaacaattccaatctcttcctccgtgaagtgatcatcttttcaaatcatataaaaagtggaaaatagatatgatcctatctctaagtgaacctagaactcccaaacttgatattcctatcgttcttaagaaggaagttcttcctttgaaagataaaactaatgtctttcctcaagaagattcccaaccattcctatggatgtgactatgtctatgtctaataaactttctaaaagtaggcctatacctcctcgtcatgatggacttggtcttcttcctaaaccaaatattcctcctttatatggagcaattcctcgtccttccttttataaagagaagaggccttcctcttctcctattatccagcctaagagaccacaacctaaacacccaagtgataaggatgagaacattcctcctcctcaatcttctccacttcctactaagactagacgaaatcgttctgcgtgtgaatgccgacgaaagtgtcgtcttagagctcaggcagctgcttctcaaactttgcaatccccaaaaacaccttcaacaagcattattccattttctccaaaatctcctaaacataagatgcatgatggttttgatcctgtgcgagttaaagatcctatttttataaatcttgatgatgatatagatgaaaatgttactcatgatgaaaatgttactcctcttcatgttgatagtgaatatgaatatgttgatgttgataaccatttatctaacgaattttctagagcacttatcctagctcctagacaagaacaacgtggcttggaacatgaacatagcccttgtttggatcttgtgatagctccatctgctatgttgaatgttcctcctctagcatgtttcttgccttcctgaaatattgatcagcaagatcggggggtggatgacatgctagactagtttcattagcatagcagactctctcctcctctcttttgttacttcttctatgtgttattctcaatcttctatttgttgtccttagtgttgtctacttgaggatgatgcaaagcattgagatctcttttggtctctctcatgttgactcaaaagacacatgtgttcccttcttccaggtgaccttccttgattggggaatgaagaacaattatgcatacatatatatgatatacatgaattatcatacagcatactgaccccgaggaaagcgaagtcacctcgtgctttgtgttttgtgtctattatccttgggtttatctcacacttgggggctaaatctttgtgataacgtgctcctttcccttctcatttcttatgtgtatcactacctcacccccgttgaggcgtgtgtgatcgctttaacgtaggggggcatacaccccatctatcccttcaggatacttgaaaatttcttggcgaacttagctttgtcttgaaaatttttggtatttctcttgcatgactcatagtgagggaaccttactactgacagtcatggttctccctcgtgatcttcccttttactttttcaatcaaattcgtaagatccttagtccactgggggcttggtgtgtcttgcctccttgacatggtgaaagtctttcaatgttgtttccttgtactttaccggaagtatgggcgtattcttatactcccgctaaagtgggggctaaatgtaatgtcctaaaattatgacacttgcaatttcgactgcatttgggtcttcacgatggcgacgcaacactgaacctgaatggagaccccgaaccTTGCTTAGGAcaccgaaaactgcatttttctgcaccttggcatgatccctccttgcaccctactatcctaGAGGtgagaccatggtgcccagtgccctggtcctttaggactagggcacccagggccctagtcccccaggaccatggcgcccagcgccctggtccgtagccctattttgggcccggtctcttttgggcctcgggtctttatgtttgcaattccggaaataatgtttcctggtcggcctaaggtcggaaaaatcagtctatcaacaaGTATGTAAACtatatttcctctcccatttggaggaggaggacatatgtgggcaagacgcggaagtgatattaaaacactcaaacattcaagcattcaagcattcaagcattccttcaagcaattgagcattctaagtctccattcaaggctaagtgttgcattcaagacaaggattcaaccattgaagaggagatcacatacaacatacaacatacaacaacatttacaccttcgcatgtaaggatacaaacattcttacaacaagatatcagtacttgtttacattacaaacatttacatttacagcattctcatttcttagttaattccaaaaccgaggtttgacctaagggaaaacccttaatccctaaccccccaatcgtcctctcttttctgtgtgtaggttacaggtacgcggctgtaattgaagatctggaatccttgtgcagagacgaacaaatcccccttcgtttcgcagatttttcagaggacagtgtgcacgctgggcgccatcgtcccatcaactttcgctcaaatttgcaggacaacatcgtctcgacattttactactaattccaggtccgcagcttcatcctatattcctatctccgtttataagtgaatctttctcactttacatgcattcctagctcaatccttctatctacattctttacaaaagagggtagccttgctatcacaacccttgaaactcatttagaatccaatcttgcattgtgtgggattggatcttgtgggtttcaacccctcttttgaatgtaaagtctcccctaagtgaaagtcgtcaaccctagtgacctcctttctctctccttgcagtggtggggggaacacttagggttcgatcgcgattttccgctttacaggagtATGAAATGAGAGGGAGAAAACTAAAGGACAagtatggatagaaagaggtagacatatctagatattaaaaaggagagaagatgatagagataaaaaatgaagataaagagagggagatgaatagatatagagaaagagagaggtaaagacaaagataaatatatgaagagatggagaaaaaatgatagagaggggtaaagagagagataaaaaaaggaagagatagagagatataaaggaagagaaatatcgatagatagagagatatagatagtgcaagagagtgagaaagagagatagagattatagatagggagagagagagagagagagagagagagagagagagagagagagagagagagagagagagagagagagagagagagaggaactatagagaaggatgtggggagagagccagagatatataaagatggagcaaataaagagataaaggtagagaaagggaaagatacttcaagagggcgatacaAGAAGAGGcaaagaagtagattaatcatgtatagaggaagatatataaagatataggaacatataaaaagagagattaatagggaaaaagatggagatagagatagatatggatagaaagtgatagagagagtaagacaaatggagggagagatggagtgaataagtgagattcagagataatgagatataaatatacatgaagacagatctatagggatatagagatagaggggacaagatagggagagaaaggaggtgatagagacaagtaatatataagtataggtaggataaggcagaggagggagataaatagagagaagagagattattagagagaaatatagaaataaggagtgacaatgatggcgtgggagagggagagataggaatagaaagatggagatatatgcagagatgcatgtaacatGGGAATTtttttatctagatgggatgagaaaataagtgacataagtagagaaaaaagagatagataaaatatattatataagtatagatagacaagtgatagataaagcaggtgataggaaaaaaatgagactttgtatgcaaaatttgtgagtatttaaagttttaaaattgaaggactaacttcaaatgattataattaatttttgttctataatatcatcaaactacctcatccatttgataggtctctgaattacctttccaatgcctgtaaaaaatcagttatgcccattttactaaactatgttttttatgttgagaaaaatggatatccaattttcaaatcagatatccgatttgaaaaaagtatgacatcacaatagtgacatcaaaaatcggatatccgatattaacggagatccgatttggtttggtattaccaaaccaaattcaaattttgcccgacccaaacaaaaagtcaaagtggattttggcatgtttggaaaggtttaaaatgctttttttttccattgccactttttggccccccatgatcttgcacatacccagcaCATGATAAACATACTAGAATAGTAGTGCTCCAACATCAGATAACAGAGCAAGCAAAGGATTTGAAAGAAATGCACGAGTGGTTAGAATCCAAAGAGGCTAAGGTGGAACTAATTTCAAAGCCATCAGATTCTTAGCTTATTCCTCCCACAGACTTCACCTATCTAGTGCAGGGGCTTCACAATGCATGTTAGGAAAAGATAAAGAAATTTATTTCCTTCCTGGAACCGAATCTAAGGTTCTTAGTAGTTTCTCATGGTTTGTGCACTAAGGTTGATCCTTTCATTGAGTATGTCATGCAAGCAGTGGCCCCTAAAGTCTTTGAGGCTCAAAAGTTAGTCAATTGGATTTATGTCGCTTCCTCCAAAGATTAACTACAATAGGAATCACAAATCCTAAGGAAGTAATTGAAAAGGCTAACCATTTTATCAATTACAGTAGGACAACCAAACAAGGTTTTTCAAGTCTGTCAACTTTAAAAGATTTCATTGGTTTTATTATAGAACATCTTGAAGGTTTCATCAAGCTTAACCTACCGTCCCTTTTTCTTCCAGAAGGTTCAATCATGAAAGCTGAGCAACTCTCGAACTTAATTGTGCAGAAGGAGAAAGATCAATTGTCCTTACAAATCTTGAGCAACCCTGCTAGGGTGGATGAGTTCGAGGCTTTATTTCATCCTTTGGCCAAACTCCTCACCATGCTCAAGTTAGCCCACAAAGAACTAGAGATGATTCCTTTCAAGTATGTCAGCGAGCTGGGCCATAATGTTGAGGTTCTCAAGGCTCAAGTGATCCCATTCGAAGATGATTGCTCTCCCTGCAATAACTTTTTAACAATCTTTTCAAGCTAGAGGAATAGGTCTAGTCAGCAAAACCAGATATTTTGGGTACTGGTATCCCGCAGGCGAGATTTGTccagaagtcatcaataaatgtacTTTTGTCCATCGTGCCCTTTTCAAGAgtcattttttattttcctttggttgaGGTTTCAATTTTTGCACCCTCGCATCTTCCACGTGGTGGCACAACTCGCATTGTTCAAGTTTTCTTTGTCCCATTGCTAGGAAGCTGAGAGATACTGACATGTGGCAAGTTTCCTTACTGCTCTCTATTGGTGGGACCACATCTCTAAAAGGTGTTTGTGTTCGTGCCATGAGGCAGATTTTTTCGAGGTGCCTTCTAGAGTTTTGTTTCATCCCTGGAATGCTCCCTCCTACTGCCATGTCGGGTTTGAAACAATCGTCGAGTGACCTTGTTAATTTTTTGAGATAATGGGGTGTTTGTCACCAACAACATGCGATTGAGTAACAATTGTGGATTCTTCCATTTTCATCTGCTGTTAGGAGATTTGGTGGCAGTTGTGTTAGAGGTCGAAGTTGTCTTAATCCAACTCCTCATCAGGTTGTTTCACAATTGCTAATGGTACTGCCAGCAATGCATATGGTTTTTAGCTTTGTTTTCTCCACCAAGCCGTTGGTGCATGTCTATATAAGTGTTTCTTTTCACTTTTGTAAGGattcaaaattttgagaaaaattatACAATTGTTATGGAATTATGCCTTTAATTTGTAATTGTGCTTATGAGACTgtgataatcaaattgtgcctttGGCCTTTATGACTACTATATTTCACTGTGTAAGAATATCTTTCTGTGCATTTTGTAATTCTATACAACTTCAGGAATATATGTCTTTTTAGTTTGTTATCTAGTCGATGAATGACATCTATTTCTTTATGTTGAATGGACTGTTGTTTACTTTTTTGATCTTGATTtgctgggcatgtagattgttgaatgggcctcagaGTTGCGTGTATGTGAAGTTTTCTTTGTGCTTGTAGTATTGTAAAATCATCTTAGTGCATCGCTATAGAATATTTTTGCCTTAAgttttccttcttccccttttcacCTCCCATATATGAAGAGTTGGCTTCTAAAATCTCGAAGGTCACTCAATGAACACACACAGGTCCGCCATCATtgagtttcccataaggctatttttATAGAAGTAATTTTATCGATCAATAGATAGATTGTTGGGTGTAATTGGAAAAAGATTATAAATATGTTTGAAATCATGTAGAAGTATGTACATACTCATATCTCAAAAATGATAGTAGTCAATAAAGTTTAAATGTTGTAGTGGAGATAAATAATACTAAGGGGGTTGTTATTGAAAAGAAGTAAATAAGGAAcaaagatgagatttttaataaggAACAACCACATAAATAAAGTTAATCATGAATAATGCAAGTGATTTCCATAGATTGTCTCGTGGACAAGAATTTTTTTACATTTATGGAGAATGTTGGCAAGATTTAGGGGGTTGTGAAGCACCTCAAATATCATTTGGGTCATTTATAGACTCATATATACATTAGATACCACTTAAATGGCACTGAAACAACTCTAATATGCCTAAATAAGTTATAGAAAAGTGAAACATTATAGAGTAAAAGGAAAATTCATATGAATAAGATAATTAAAAGTTATTATGAAAAGATATTATGGAAACACATTATATAAAGACATAACGAGATAGTATAAAAGtggacaagtgggagatgtaagtgtagacacttaaaatttgtCATCACTCGTACATCACTAACCTAATTTTTAAGACGTCTTCTATGTCGCATTCaatcttcatcatatgttgacattgtgtcattcctTTGGTTTCAAGTCATTTCAAATCCAACTCTAATCATTCTTGTTCATTCACATTTGGTCATAAATCATTATGATTGCCATTTTATCATTTTTAAATCATTcgaattggtctcatcttgacaattagacttaattcctTCTTTGTTGATAAATAATCAGTCATTAGTTATCAACCTCTTTATCAACCAATTTCAATCGGTCATTTGTGACACTCTATCAGCCTTTGATGGCACTTAATTAATCGATCTTATCAATTATTTATCAAGTCATTGTCAATTGACCTTATCAATTTTAACAAccttttatcaaaatcattatcaattgtGGGTCTTTTTCGATCTTTGTCCTATTTTATTGTCAACCTtagtcaattgtcattaatttttattaattattagccaattaatcatcactattaggacctaattcaacaatcgggttggtatcttaaattattcaaatcatttcccctaggttggttaattaaataattattcaactCTTTTGTTGGCAAGtacctttttgaataaataaatttatatttatttatttaccctctttgtccatgtcacaattaatatttttatatattaattggctaatttgagttatgattggaattaataattttaaattattaattccacctcaTTCGAGTTTAAATGGAATAATTGGCATCCAAATAGAAACttccattttttttttgatttaactcatttttctcttcacttctaatGGCAATTTCCCTTTTAACTCGTTCTTGCACAAAATCACAATAGTTGGATTCAGTTGATATTGTCCGTTCAATGTGATTTCAAAGTCTATGTTGATATTGTTCGTTCAATGTGATTTCAaagtctataaattgagctctcattgctcattttgaGTACCCTTATTTTGTCAATTTCACTCATTGCAATCTTGCTTTTCCACTTGtgtttgcacttgtaggtgagatccacaaagtcccatttgaaggtgaaagcagaacaatggaggtcaatgaaggcAACACATTGGGAtggtttgcatatttattttaatgttttccTTTCATTCTTTCATTGAGTGTATTAAGATTCATTTTCATAACTAACTCATGTGTTATGAATTTTGTGTCTGATTTCCTAAGCACATTAAGAATGTGGAAtataatagaaacatatgtgaAATAAtataaactaaatatatgaaattaagaaatatgatatatatatatatattaaatctcAGATTCTAATCAAGATTTTTATGTCAACAAGAACATctacaagaatatatttttcagacCTATAAATGGTATCATGAGAGGCAATAAGGCGCACATGAACATTTATAGACAGTATATAAGCCTACCAAAAACACTGcatgtaaattatttttggttgtttGTTGTTGCAATCCATCCCTTGTGAACCTTCCGTTAGAGGCATTCGCAAATATAAATCAAACTAATGCTGATActtttttacaaatgaattcaaTTCTACCTTTGTACTGTTTCCTCAATTTAATGTAAGGTCATTCATATAACCCCATTTTAGTTGAGATAACACTGCATTTAAGGAATGAACATATCGGCACACTTTTCATGACACAGAAACATAATAACAACTTTGAACAACAAAATGAGAATTTTATTCAATGCAAACTCTACCTATTCAAGCCACCGCCATGCTTCTGATGAAGCTTACATTATTACTAAATATCAATACTGAAAACCAAATTGCTATATTCTGCAGATGTAACATGTTAAGAGAAATCACTTATTGCAGAAATCGCTGAATCAGGAAAGAGCAATCCTTTGATTTCCCAATCGGCCTATATGGCTATGTGGATATTGGCCGTCCATTTCATGTTCTTTGCTCTTGCATTTACAGGGACTTTTCCCATCATGTTCTGCTAAGCAGAGACCTGGGTTGCCATTGAATGAGCCCGGCGAAGGATTCCACAAATTGGACCATGAGTTGGGTATGCATCCTGTTAACTGGTTATTCGATACGTTTATTTGAACAAGCGATGACATACCATCTAGTGAAGAGGGAATGCTGCCACTGAAATTGTTGGACGACAAATCCATGCTCTGTAGTTCACTCATAAGCCCCATTGCGTATGGGATTTCTCCACTAAATCTATTGCTGCCAAGATTCAAAAGCTTTAGCTTGGAAAGATGCCCCAATTGTGGATGAAGAGGACCACTGAGCATATTCATGGAGAGATCCATAAAGCTCAGGTTCTGCAAATGCCCGATGCCCCATGGTATTCTTCCCTCCAATTGATTGCCTTTCATATCCAAGTGGTCAATATTAGGATTGGAAATCAGAAAATTGGGGGGTATGCGGTGAGATAGACGGTTGTGGCTCAAAATCAATCGCTTCAAGCTTGAACATTCCCCAATCTCCGGAGGGATTTGGCCTTCCAACTGATTGCCTCTTACCAGTAAAAGTTCTAGCTTTCCTGACGAACAGAGTGTCGGAGGTATTGATCCAGTGAGCTGATTCCCTGTAAAATCAATTCCGGTGAGATTGCTTTGTGCACCCAGTGTGGGAGGTATTGAGCCAGAGAGCTGGTTGTCAAACAGAAATAAATATCTGAGCTTCTTGAGATTTGTAATCTCTGGTGGTATGCTTCCTGTGAGACGATTATCGTGCAGATATACTTCTTGCAGCTTTTTGGCCTTGAAAAGCTCTGAAGGGATCTGGCCTTCCAGTGAATTATTGGACAGGGACAAAACCTGTAAATTCTGCAAGTTACCCAATACAGGAGGGATTTGGCCGTGGAGATGATTGTTCGAGAGATATAAAAACTCCATCTTTGTGCAATTTCCAAGCTCTGCAGGAATGATGCCAGACAGAGTgttgagatctaaatagagctctTTCAAATTGTGTAGAGCACCGATAGCAGGAGACAGAGTTCCAGAGAGTTTGCGGTCTGTGAGATTGAGCACTCGCACAGTATGATCTGCATGACAGAACACTCCTTCCCAGTTGCAAGGATTTTCATCGGATGATCTCCAACTGCTAAAGACATTTGGAGGCGCATTCAAGTCTTTGGAAAGAGAAATCAGAACTGTGCCATCGCTGTTCAGTGCTCCGATGAAATGCGGCCCCAATGCAAGTACAGCGACAATCAGGTGGATAATCATGCATATTAAACCCCGCATTTTAAACTCGCGAAACCTTTGCCCCGCCACAGAGCAACGAACAAATCCGGTGATAAGAACTTCCcacataataataatgataatcacCTTCATATATATACCACTTTATACCACTTCATACAAAGGGTAAATTTTAACGAAGGCCGACCCAACTCTTCTAAATTTATGTAACAAttcaatataattaaaataaaagatgTGTGTTACATGTTGACATTATCATCCGCTTAAATATCTTATAGTATTATATCTCTAACTACACAATTGAACCTCTTATATTATATATTGTAGAAATATAAAGCTTTGTTAAGGCGAATGATTTTGGATTTGTTAATTAATTGTACTTACCTTACTCTAATACAAATTCATGTGTAAATATGACCTTTACAATTATAGAATGGATCTTGGTGCACAAAATCAAATCTACCACACAAATGAAATAGTAGAAAATTTACTATAAAAGATATTCCTCATCATACTATACTTTGTGTTTAAAATGTGGTTGTGTAAAGAGAATTTGGAAATCTCGCAAATGAAAATTTAATCTATTACAATTTTCAAGTCCATTAGTAAAAAATGAATATATGCATTGACATTAGAAGAaaaattttaactaaaataaaagaaaaaatatttatttttttcctcTATCATCATTACTTATTACATTATGAAATTTTACCAAAATAATAATGTAATGTTACAATGATTATTATTTTCTAACCAAATCCTATCTATTATCCAAATtcaagtatatatatatgtatacatgtatacatatatatatatacatatgtatgtatatacatatatatatatacatatatatatacatatgtatgtacatatgtatatatatatgtatatatatatacatgtattatatgtatgtatatatatgtatatatatgtatgtatatatatgtatgtatgtatgtatatgtatgtatgtacatatatatgtacatatgtatatatacatacacacacacacatatatatatatatacatatacaatgtatatgtacatacagatatacatacacacatacatatatacatatgtaccaACAACACTCCAAACCATCATCTAAGCAACACCCATTAAGAAAATACCATACAAAGCACCCTCTAAACACAGGATCATCTACTGGTTCCCGGTCAATCAACTTTTGAACAGGTTCTGTAACCGATGCTATTGATGAGCCTAgcaagccctacaattctatgggcatcGGCGTATCTATTGAGAGAGAGATCTGACTCCCCATAGAGATATAGGCATAACAGCTCTCAATCCCTATCCACTCATTTAGGGTGCCGCGAGAAAGGAGTTGATAGCTCAGTGTTGCAGTTAGTGTGGGAAGTCCCATCGCTTGCCTTTGCAACGTGGTCTCACTGTAGTCATAACAGGGGAACAACCCTTGATTGTTATTAGGCGTGCTGACTCCTTCCCATGTCCTCTTTGTTTCCCATGGCGCCCATCGCCCTAAGCGTACGCGTGGTCCCGTATGTATGATGCTTCATGCAGCTGCTATGCACTGGGTTATAGAGCTGTCCCACAAACAGAGATCGAATGAACCAAACACGGGTCTTTAATCAACACATAGT encodes:
- the LOC131030774 gene encoding leucine-rich repeat receptor-like protein kinase PEPR1, with amino-acid sequence MWEVLITGFVRCSVAGQRFREFKMRGLICMIIHLIVAVLALGPHFIGALNSDGTVLISLSKDLNAPPNVFSSWRSSDENPCNWEGVFCHADHTVRVLNLTDRKLSGTLSPAIGALHNLKELYLDLNTLSGIIPAELGNCTKMEFLYLSNNHLHGQIPPVLGNLQNLQVLSLSNNSLEGQIPSELFKAKKLQEVYLHDNRLTGSIPPEITNLKKLRYLFLFDNQLSGSIPPTLGAQSNLTGIDFTGNQLTGSIPPTLCSSGKLELLLVRGNQLEGQIPPEIGECSSLKRLILSHNRLSHRIPPNFLISNPNIDHLDMKGNQLEGRIPWGIGHLQNLSFMDLSMNMLSGPLHPQLGHLSKLKLLNLGSNRFSGEIPYAMGLMSELQSMDLSSNNFSGSIPSSLDGMSSLVQINVSNNQLTGCIPNSWSNLWNPSPGSFNGNPGLCLAEHDGKSPCKCKSKEHEMDGQYPHSHIGRLGNQRIALS